One Clostridium novyi NT genomic window carries:
- a CDS encoding adenine phosphoribosyltransferase produces MNLKEKIRVIEGFPKEGISFKDITTVLNDKEALKYTVDAIVEHLKDKNVDVVVGPEARGFLFGTPVAYALGAAFVPVRKKGKLPCETISSEYDLEYGSDVLQIHKDAIKKGQKVAIVDDLLATGGTMNSVIEMIEKLGGEVVSVDFLIELTDLKGREKIGNYDIMSLVQYDI; encoded by the coding sequence GTGAATTTAAAAGAAAAAATTAGAGTTATTGAAGGATTTCCAAAGGAAGGAATAAGTTTTAAGGATATAACTACAGTATTAAACGACAAAGAAGCACTTAAATACACAGTAGATGCTATAGTTGAACATTTAAAAGATAAAAATGTAGATGTAGTAGTAGGACCTGAAGCTAGAGGATTTTTATTTGGAACACCAGTAGCGTATGCATTAGGTGCAGCATTTGTTCCTGTAAGAAAAAAGGGAAAGCTTCCATGTGAAACAATTAGTTCTGAATATGATTTAGAATATGGTAGTGATGTACTACAAATTCATAAGGATGCAATAAAAAAAGGTCAAAAGGTTGCTATAGTTGATGATTTACTTGCAACTGGTGGAACTATGAATTCTGTAATTGAAATGATTGAAAAATTAGGTGGAGAAGTTGTAAGTGTTGATTTCTTAATTGAACTTACAGATTTAAAGGGAAGAGAAAAAATAGGAAACTATGATATAATGTCATTAGTTCAATATGATATATAA
- a CDS encoding RelA/SpoT family protein, which yields MLEDLLQKIDENCNNVNKDIIIKAYNYAKDAHKAQKRISGEPYIIHPVEVACILAEMGLDENTIAASLLHDVIEDTDYTYEDVEKEFNREVANLVEGVTKLGKIKFKTKEEQQSENVRKMLLAMTKDIRVILIKLADRLHNMRTLKYMTVEKQKEKAKETLDIYAPLAHRLGISKVKWELEDLALRYLNPNEYYDLVRKVAEKRKEREEYIERIIHELKEKLDEAGIKSEIEGRPKHFYSIYRKMVVKNKTIDQIFDLTAVRILVEDVKDCYAVLGMVHTMYKPIPGRFKDYIAMPKPNMYQSLHSTVIGPQGKPFEIQIRTYEMHYTSEYGIAAHWKYKEGGKNSDSDFEAKLAWLREVLEWQRETSNPEEFMEDFKIDMFSDEVFVFTPKGDVINLPSDSTPIDFAYRIHTDIGHRCIGGKVNGRIVPLDYHLKTGEIVEVLTSPTPKGPSISWLNLTKSNQAKSKIKSWFKKEKRHDNIEKGKELVEKEAKRQGINFGKIAKGNNLESIFKKYNFHNLDDLYVAVSIGGITAAAIVNKLIGHIKSQEREEHKENETIEDIKEQLKNTTVKKKKKSSPGIKVKGIDNVMIRFSKCCNPVPGDPIIGYITKGRGVSVHRQDCKNVKSLIVNDGNRIVDVAWEDENTRKSEYITEIEVKSEDRTGLLAELMEAIIQTKIDLYAINAQPTKADMVIITIKFRISDVNKLKEVMRKIRKLQGVIAVYRTKS from the coding sequence ATGCTTGAAGATTTATTACAAAAAATAGATGAAAATTGTAATAATGTAAATAAAGATATAATCATTAAAGCTTACAATTATGCTAAAGATGCCCATAAGGCACAAAAGAGAATTTCAGGGGAACCTTATATTATTCACCCTGTAGAAGTTGCTTGCATTTTAGCTGAAATGGGACTTGATGAAAATACCATTGCTGCAAGTTTACTTCATGATGTAATTGAGGACACAGATTATACATATGAAGATGTAGAGAAAGAGTTTAATCGTGAAGTTGCAAATTTAGTTGAGGGTGTAACTAAACTTGGAAAAATAAAATTTAAGACCAAGGAAGAGCAGCAATCTGAAAATGTGAGAAAAATGCTTCTTGCTATGACTAAAGATATAAGAGTTATCTTAATAAAACTTGCAGATAGACTTCATAATATGAGAACTCTTAAATACATGACGGTAGAAAAACAAAAAGAAAAAGCTAAAGAAACTTTAGATATTTATGCACCGCTTGCTCATAGACTAGGTATATCTAAAGTTAAGTGGGAACTTGAAGATTTAGCTTTAAGATATTTAAATCCTAACGAATATTATGATTTAGTTAGAAAAGTGGCTGAAAAGAGAAAAGAAAGAGAAGAGTACATAGAAAGAATAATACATGAATTAAAAGAAAAATTAGATGAGGCTGGTATTAAATCTGAAATAGAAGGAAGACCTAAACATTTCTATAGTATATACAGAAAAATGGTTGTAAAAAATAAAACTATAGATCAAATATTTGACTTAACAGCTGTTAGAATTTTAGTTGAAGATGTTAAGGATTGTTATGCAGTTTTAGGTATGGTTCATACTATGTATAAACCTATTCCAGGAAGATTTAAAGATTACATAGCTATGCCAAAGCCTAATATGTATCAGTCACTTCACTCTACAGTTATAGGACCTCAAGGAAAGCCTTTTGAAATACAAATAAGAACATATGAGATGCATTATACCTCTGAATATGGTATTGCAGCTCATTGGAAGTATAAAGAAGGTGGAAAAAATTCAGATAGTGACTTTGAAGCTAAACTTGCTTGGCTTAGAGAAGTATTAGAGTGGCAAAGAGAAACTTCAAATCCAGAAGAATTTATGGAAGACTTCAAAATAGATATGTTTTCAGATGAAGTTTTTGTATTTACACCAAAAGGCGATGTTATAAACCTTCCTTCTGATTCTACACCTATAGATTTTGCTTATAGAATCCATACGGATATAGGTCATAGATGTATAGGAGGAAAAGTAAATGGTAGAATAGTTCCTCTTGACTATCATTTAAAAACAGGAGAAATAGTTGAAGTTTTAACATCTCCAACTCCAAAGGGACCTAGTATAAGCTGGCTTAATCTAACAAAGAGTAATCAAGCTAAATCTAAAATAAAGTCATGGTTTAAAAAAGAAAAAAGACATGATAACATTGAAAAAGGAAAAGAACTTGTTGAGAAGGAAGCAAAACGACAAGGGATTAATTTTGGAAAAATAGCTAAAGGAAATAACCTTGAGTCTATTTTCAAAAAATACAATTTTCATAATTTAGATGATTTATACGTAGCTGTTAGCATAGGTGGAATTACGGCAGCGGCTATAGTTAATAAATTAATAGGCCACATAAAGAGTCAAGAAAGAGAAGAACATAAAGAGAACGAGACTATAGAGGATATTAAAGAGCAATTAAAGAATACAACAGTTAAGAAAAAGAAAAAAAGTTCTCCAGGAATTAAAGTAAAGGGAATTGATAATGTAATGATTAGATTTTCAAAATGTTGCAATCCCGTTCCAGGAGATCCTATAATAGGATATATAACTAAGGGTAGAGGAGTATCTGTCCATAGACAAGACTGCAAAAATGTAAAATCTTTAATAGTAAATGACGGAAATAGAATTGTAGATGTTGCTTGGGAAGATGAAAATACAAGAAAAAGTGAATATATTACTGAAATAGAAGTTAAGTCAGAGGACAGAACAGGACTACTTGCTGAGCTTATGGAAGCAATTATTCAAACAAAGATAGATTTATATGCTATAAATGCTCAACCTACAAAGGCTGATATGGTTATAATAACTATTAAATTTAGAATATCAGATGTTAATAAATTAAAAGAAGTTATGAGAAAAATAAGAAAGTTACAAGGGGTAATTGCAGTATATAGAACTAAGAGTTAG
- the dtd gene encoding D-aminoacyl-tRNA deacylase: protein MRAIVQRVKESSVSVDGKTIGEIKKGFTVLVGISKDDTIEDVKYLKKKVVNLRVFEDENGKLNKSLKDVDGELLIISQFTLYGDCRKGNRPSFIEALGGEDAKKLYLDFIDMCKEEINNVQTGEFGADMLVSIKNDGPVTLMIDSKKEF from the coding sequence ATGAGAGCTATTGTACAAAGAGTTAAGGAATCTAGTGTATCTGTAGATGGAAAGACAATAGGTGAAATAAAAAAAGGTTTTACTGTGCTTGTTGGAATATCTAAAGATGATACAATAGAAGATGTTAAGTATTTAAAAAAGAAAGTTGTTAATTTACGAGTTTTTGAAGATGAAAATGGAAAACTAAATAAGTCTTTAAAGGATGTAGATGGAGAGCTTTTGATTATTTCTCAATTTACTTTATACGGAGATTGCAGAAAAGGAAATAGACCTAGCTTTATTGAGGCTCTAGGTGGAGAAGATGCAAAAAAGCTTTATTTAGATTTTATTGACATGTGTAAAGAAGAAATTAACAATGTACAGACTGGTGAATTTGGAGCAGATATGCTTGTAAGCATAAAAAATGATGGTCCTGTTACACTAATGATAGATAGTAAAAAAGAATTCTAA
- a CDS encoding MBL fold metallo-hydrolase yields the protein MKIKRIPAGMYGANCYILIDGNEGCIIDPGGDADMLIRNIDALNIDVKFILLTHGHMDHTGGVQELKDRYNVPVYINENDLELMRKHSQVFGPIWNETEEDKTIKDGDVLKLGNLEIKCLETPGHTPGGMSFVVKDVVFTGDTLFRGSVGRTDFPGGDHSALIRSIKEKLIVLDDDTVVLPGHEGESNIKFEKQYNPFL from the coding sequence ATGAAAATAAAAAGAATTCCTGCAGGAATGTATGGAGCTAACTGTTATATATTAATAGATGGTAATGAAGGATGTATAATAGATCCAGGTGGAGATGCAGATATGTTAATAAGAAATATAGATGCACTTAACATAGATGTAAAATTTATATTATTAACTCATGGACATATGGATCACACTGGAGGAGTTCAGGAATTAAAAGATAGATACAATGTTCCTGTATATATAAATGAAAATGATCTAGAATTAATGAGAAAACATTCTCAAGTATTTGGTCCTATATGGAATGAAACAGAAGAAGACAAAACTATTAAAGACGGGGATGTTTTAAAACTTGGAAATTTAGAAATTAAATGTTTAGAAACACCTGGCCATACACCAGGAGGAATGAGTTTTGTAGTTAAAGATGTAGTGTTTACTGGTGATACATTATTCCGTGGTTCTGTAGGAAGAACAGACTTCCCAGGGGGAGATCACAGTGCACTAATAAGAAGCATAAAAGAAAAACTTATAGTTCTTGATGATGACACAGTTGTGCTTCCAGGGCATGAAGGTGAAAGTAATATAAAGTTTGAAAAACAATACAATCCCTTCCTTTAA
- a CDS encoding coproporphyrinogen III oxidase, whose translation MVVKIYINDEKYRYDVYHIFELFYSFTQMEFEFESKENCDYILNVSEKQLSIANSEGEEKIFNLESSMTFKHEFRKSMFKYLESKTSKELPWGILIGIRPTKIVLDMMDEGLSEEEIIKTLQEEYFARLDKAKLCINIAKAERARVNKDPKNISIYIGMPFCPTTCLYCSFASNPIAGRNTSKMVEPYLEKLNEEIDIIKEFIDKKGLNIECVYFGGGTPTSINENQFENLIKKVHESFISGRKVKEFNVECGRPDSITEGKLKTMKKYNVSRISINPQTMNEDTLKLIGRHHTVEDIIEKFNMARKIGFDNINMDIIVGLPNETLNHIENTCTEILKLKPDSLTVHGMSIKRGSKLYEEIYIDKVRILEQNSLNEMYERTSKLAEELNMKPYYMYRQKNMVGHMENVGYCTAGKEGLYNIEMIEDKQTIIALGADAVTKVVYLDNNKIERFGNLKDVKEYLLRFDEKMQGKMELLNTI comes from the coding sequence ATAGTAGTGAAAATATATATAAACGATGAAAAGTATAGATATGATGTTTATCATATCTTTGAACTATTTTATAGCTTTACTCAGATGGAGTTTGAATTTGAGTCCAAGGAAAATTGTGATTATATATTAAATGTATCAGAAAAACAACTTTCTATAGCAAATTCAGAGGGAGAAGAAAAGATATTTAATTTAGAAAGTTCAATGACATTTAAACATGAGTTTAGAAAAAGTATGTTTAAATATCTAGAGTCAAAAACATCAAAAGAATTACCTTGGGGTATTTTAATAGGAATTAGACCTACAAAGATTGTTCTAGATATGATGGACGAGGGACTTTCTGAAGAAGAAATAATAAAAACTCTTCAAGAAGAATACTTTGCAAGGTTAGATAAAGCTAAACTTTGTATAAATATAGCTAAAGCAGAGAGAGCTAGAGTTAATAAAGACCCTAAAAATATAAGCATATATATAGGTATGCCGTTTTGTCCAACAACTTGTCTTTATTGCTCATTTGCATCAAATCCTATAGCTGGAAGAAACACTTCTAAGATGGTAGAACCATATTTAGAAAAATTAAATGAAGAAATAGACATAATAAAAGAATTTATAGATAAAAAAGGACTTAATATAGAGTGTGTATACTTTGGTGGAGGAACTCCTACATCTATAAATGAGAATCAGTTTGAGAACTTAATAAAAAAAGTACATGAAAGTTTTATAAGTGGTAGAAAGGTTAAAGAATTTAATGTGGAATGTGGAAGACCTGACAGCATAACAGAAGGTAAGCTTAAAACTATGAAAAAGTACAATGTTTCTAGAATAAGTATAAATCCGCAAACTATGAATGAAGATACTCTAAAACTTATAGGAAGACATCATACAGTAGAAGATATTATAGAGAAGTTCAATATGGCTAGAAAAATAGGATTTGACAATATAAATATGGACATAATAGTAGGACTTCCAAATGAAACATTAAATCATATAGAGAATACATGCACAGAAATTTTAAAGCTTAAACCAGATAGTTTAACTGTTCATGGTATGTCAATTAAAAGAGGTTCTAAACTATACGAAGAAATATACATAGATAAGGTTAGAATTTTAGAGCAAAATAGCTTAAATGAAATGTATGAAAGAACTTCTAAACTTGCAGAAGAACTTAATATGAAGCCATATTACATGTATAGACAAAAGAACATGGTAGGACATATGGAGAACGTAGGTTACTGCACTGCAGGAAAAGAAGGACTTTATAATATAGAAATGATAGAAGATAAGCAAACAATAATAGCACTTGGAGCAGATGCTGTAACAAAGGTTGTTTACTTAGATAATAATAAAATAGAGCGTTTTGGAAATCTTAAAGATGTTAAAGAGTACCTATTAAGATTTGATGAAAAAATGCAAGGTAAAATGGAATTACTTAATACGATATAA
- the hisS gene encoding histidine--tRNA ligase yields MAIQAPKGTKDLLPMDSYKWHYIEDKLKKLAAEYALKEIRTPAFEHTELFERGVGETTDVVQKEMYTFKDKGDRSITLKPEGTAPAARAFIENGLFNEALPIKMFYFTPVFRYENVQKGRLREHHQFGVEVFGSTEASVDAELIGLAMRAFKEFRIDNLELNINNIGCPECRKKYNDALREYFRESYDELCDTCKTRFERNPMRLLDCKNKKCKEIGKDAPVILDYVCDDCSNHFENLKTYLDSLNIKYKVNPYIVRGLDYYTKTVFEIINNDITVCGGGRYNGLIEQIGGKPTPAVGFGMGIERLILTLMENNIEIPKPKEMDIFIGSMGDNGKIEAFKLVNALRTKGLKAECDHMNKSVKAQMKYANKIDASYSMIIGDTEIEEKKANLKRMEDGQQFEVSLNNLDEIASMILK; encoded by the coding sequence ATGGCAATCCAAGCACCAAAAGGTACTAAAGATTTATTACCTATGGATTCATATAAATGGCACTACATTGAAGATAAATTAAAAAAATTAGCTGCAGAGTATGCATTAAAAGAAATAAGAACTCCTGCATTTGAACATACAGAATTATTTGAAAGAGGAGTTGGAGAAACAACTGATGTAGTACAGAAGGAAATGTACACTTTTAAAGATAAAGGTGATAGAAGTATTACATTAAAACCAGAAGGAACAGCACCAGCGGCTAGAGCATTTATAGAAAATGGATTATTTAATGAAGCACTTCCTATAAAAATGTTTTATTTTACTCCAGTTTTCAGATACGAAAATGTTCAAAAGGGAAGACTTCGTGAACATCACCAATTTGGAGTTGAAGTATTTGGTTCAACAGAAGCTTCAGTTGATGCTGAACTTATAGGTCTTGCAATGAGAGCCTTTAAGGAATTTAGAATAGATAATTTAGAATTAAACATAAATAACATAGGATGTCCAGAATGTAGAAAGAAGTATAACGATGCATTAAGAGAATACTTTAGAGAATCATATGATGAGTTATGTGATACTTGTAAAACTAGATTTGAAAGAAATCCTATGAGACTTTTAGATTGTAAAAATAAAAAGTGCAAAGAAATAGGAAAAGATGCACCTGTAATATTAGACTATGTATGTGATGATTGCAGTAATCACTTTGAAAATTTAAAGACATATCTTGATAGTCTTAATATTAAATACAAAGTTAATCCATATATAGTTAGAGGACTTGATTACTACACTAAAACAGTATTTGAAATAATAAATAATGATATAACTGTTTGTGGTGGTGGAAGATATAATGGACTTATAGAACAAATAGGAGGAAAACCTACACCAGCTGTTGGTTTTGGTATGGGTATTGAAAGACTTATACTAACTCTTATGGAAAACAATATAGAAATTCCAAAGCCAAAGGAAATGGATATATTCATAGGTTCTATGGGTGACAATGGTAAGATTGAAGCTTTTAAATTAGTAAATGCTTTAAGAACAAAAGGATTAAAAGCAGAATGTGATCATATGAATAAGTCTGTTAAAGCTCAAATGAAATATGCAAACAAAATAGATGCATCATACAGTATGATCATAGGAGATACAGAAATAGAAGAGAAAAAAGCAAACCTTAAAAGAATGGAAGATGGACAGCAATTTGAAGTTTCACTAAATAATTTAGATGAAATAGCATCAATGATTTTAAAGTAA
- the aspS gene encoding aspartate--tRNA ligase — MAESLNGLKRTVMCGELRESHIGQKHVVMGWVQRKRNLGGLVFVDLRDREGILQVVFGEEINKEAFEKADLVKPEYCIAVEGELVRRESPNEAMPTGMVELKGQNIKILSESETPPIYIKEDLDTDEAVRLKYRYLDLRRPDMQKIFKVRHKTAKVIRDFLDENGFLEMETPMLTKSTPEGARDYLVPSRNYPGMFYALPQSPQLFKQLLMVSGYDKYFQITKCFRDEDLRANRQPEFTQVDMELSFVDMEDVIALNEKLIQKVFKEVANVDVQLPIQRITYKEAMDKYGSDKPDLRFGMEINDITDAVKDVDFKVFKDAIENGGSVRAIKAPNCATMGRKQIDKLGEFVKTYKAKGLAWIAYKEDEIKSPIAKFLGEEGINKVIESLDAKVGDLILIVADKDSVVLQSLGALRLEMAKRLEILKDNKEFRFAWVTEFPLLSYNEEEDRYQAEHHPFTMPMDEDIEYLESDPGRVRAKAYDIVLNGEELGGGSIRIHDTKLQEKMFNVLGFTSESAWERFGFLLEAFKFGPPPHGGLAYGFDRMIMFLAGTENIKDVIAFPKNQNAYCPLTEAPNVVDEKQLGELGIGVQKQK, encoded by the coding sequence ATGGCAGAATCCTTAAATGGACTTAAGAGAACTGTAATGTGTGGAGAACTTAGAGAATCTCATATAGGACAAAAACATGTTGTCATGGGATGGGTTCAAAGAAAAAGAAATCTTGGAGGACTAGTTTTCGTAGACCTTAGAGATAGAGAAGGAATACTTCAAGTAGTATTTGGTGAAGAAATAAACAAAGAAGCATTTGAAAAAGCTGATTTAGTAAAACCTGAATACTGTATAGCTGTTGAAGGAGAACTTGTAAGAAGAGAATCTCCTAATGAAGCAATGCCAACAGGTATGGTAGAGTTAAAAGGGCAAAATATAAAAATATTATCTGAATCAGAAACACCACCAATTTACATAAAAGAAGATCTTGATACTGATGAGGCTGTAAGATTAAAGTATAGATACTTAGACCTTAGAAGACCTGATATGCAAAAGATATTCAAGGTTAGACACAAAACTGCAAAGGTTATAAGAGATTTCTTAGATGAAAATGGATTCCTTGAAATGGAAACTCCAATGCTTACAAAGAGTACACCAGAAGGAGCTCGTGACTACTTAGTACCAAGTAGAAACTATCCAGGAATGTTTTATGCGCTTCCACAATCACCACAATTATTTAAGCAATTATTAATGGTATCTGGATACGATAAGTACTTCCAAATAACAAAATGCTTTAGAGATGAAGATTTAAGAGCTAACAGACAACCAGAATTTACTCAAGTAGATATGGAATTATCTTTTGTAGACATGGAAGATGTAATTGCTTTAAATGAAAAGTTAATACAAAAAGTATTTAAAGAAGTAGCAAATGTAGATGTTCAGTTACCAATTCAGAGAATAACTTACAAAGAAGCTATGGATAAATACGGTAGTGATAAACCAGATTTAAGATTTGGTATGGAAATAAATGATATAACTGATGCCGTTAAAGATGTAGACTTTAAAGTATTTAAAGATGCTATAGAAAATGGTGGTAGTGTAAGAGCTATAAAAGCTCCTAATTGTGCAACAATGGGAAGAAAGCAAATTGATAAATTAGGAGAATTTGTAAAGACTTATAAAGCAAAAGGTCTTGCATGGATTGCTTATAAAGAAGATGAAATAAAATCACCAATAGCTAAATTCTTAGGAGAAGAAGGCATAAATAAAGTAATAGAAAGCTTAGATGCAAAAGTTGGAGATTTAATTTTAATAGTTGCTGATAAAGATTCTGTTGTATTACAGTCTCTTGGAGCATTAAGACTTGAAATGGCAAAACGTCTAGAAATATTAAAAGACAATAAAGAATTTAGATTTGCTTGGGTTACAGAATTCCCACTTTTATCTTACAATGAAGAAGAAGATAGATATCAAGCAGAACACCATCCATTTACAATGCCAATGGATGAAGATATAGAGTATTTAGAATCAGATCCAGGAAGAGTTAGAGCTAAAGCATATGACATAGTTTTAAATGGTGAAGAACTAGGTGGAGGAAGTATAAGAATACATGATACTAAACTTCAAGAAAAAATGTTCAATGTTTTAGGATTTACATCAGAAAGTGCATGGGAAAGATTTGGATTCTTATTAGAAGCATTTAAATTTGGACCTCCACCACACGGCGGACTTGCATATGGATTTGATAGAATGATAATGTTCCTTGCTGGAACTGAAAACATAAAGGATGTTATTGCATTCCCTAAGAACCAAAATGCATACTGTCCATTAACTGAAGCACCTAATGTAGTAGATGAAAAGCAATTAGGCGAATTAGGAATCGGTGTACAAAAACAAAAATAA
- a CDS encoding metal-sensitive transcriptional regulator — protein sequence MGNNKDKKRDIQIRLRKIQGQVKGIENMIESENCCKDILVQVAAVRAALNKVGAIIIQEYTKKCFANSENSKVNELELDELVKTLSIFMK from the coding sequence ATGGGAAACAACAAAGATAAAAAAAGAGACATACAAATAAGACTTAGAAAAATTCAAGGACAAGTAAAAGGAATTGAAAATATGATAGAAAGTGAAAATTGTTGTAAAGATATTCTAGTGCAAGTTGCTGCAGTAAGAGCTGCTTTAAATAAAGTTGGAGCTATTATAATTCAAGAATATACTAAAAAATGTTTTGCAAATAGTGAGAATAGTAAGGTTAATGAATTAGAGTTAGATGAACTTGTAAAAACATTAAGTATATTCATGAAGTAA
- a CDS encoding threonine/serine exporter family protein, with translation MILNSIYSLFCSLGFGILFNIHGKRLFYAALGGGIGWYFYLLPQKYTHSIAFSLFIASLVISIYSEIVARIFKAPVTVFLVVALLPLVPGAGMYYTMYQSIIGNATKSLSLGIETIFSAGAIALATMLVSSVTKVILVIKKNITS, from the coding sequence ATGATTTTAAATTCTATTTATTCTCTCTTTTGCAGTTTAGGATTTGGTATTCTTTTTAATATTCACGGTAAAAGACTATTCTATGCAGCTCTTGGCGGTGGAATTGGTTGGTATTTTTATTTGTTACCTCAAAAGTATACTCATTCTATAGCATTTTCACTATTTATAGCCTCATTAGTTATTAGCATATATTCGGAAATAGTTGCAAGAATTTTTAAAGCTCCAGTGACCGTATTTTTAGTAGTAGCATTACTTCCGTTAGTTCCTGGTGCAGGAATGTATTATACTATGTATCAATCAATTATAGGTAACGCAACTAAATCTTTATCTTTAGGAATTGAAACTATATTTAGTGCTGGAGCTATTGCATTAGCTACTATGCTTGTATCTTCTGTTACTAAAGTTATTTTAGTAATAAAAAAGAATATTACTTCATGA
- a CDS encoding threonine/serine exporter family protein, producing the protein MDTSNKILYLAAEAGRIILQNGGETSRVEETMTKICYGLKVKNADSFVTPTGIMLSITDENNKTISLIRKINYRSINLEKVDKINALSREIVSTCPSLNYVEERLKEIDNSPEYNKKLLILASSFSAGFFTLLFGGNIRDFFVSLFIGVIIKVICIILNSIKINEFFINCLGGAIASLIAIISIHLGIGVNEDKIIIGSIMLLVPGLIITNAIRDTLAGDLVSGISRAIEAFFIAVAIATGSGIVMKLWFYFGGM; encoded by the coding sequence ATGGATACTAGCAATAAAATACTATATTTAGCTGCAGAAGCAGGAAGAATAATTCTTCAAAACGGTGGTGAAACATCTAGAGTAGAGGAAACCATGACCAAAATATGTTATGGTCTTAAAGTAAAAAATGCAGATAGCTTTGTTACACCTACAGGAATAATGTTATCTATAACAGATGAAAATAATAAAACTATTTCATTAATTCGAAAAATTAATTACAGAAGCATTAATCTTGAAAAAGTTGATAAAATAAATGCTCTATCAAGAGAAATTGTGAGTACTTGCCCTTCTCTTAATTATGTTGAAGAAAGACTAAAAGAAATTGATAATTCTCCTGAATACAATAAAAAATTATTGATTTTAGCTAGTTCTTTTAGTGCAGGTTTTTTTACTCTTTTATTCGGAGGAAATATTAGAGACTTTTTTGTATCTCTATTTATTGGTGTAATAATTAAAGTTATATGCATAATACTGAATAGTATAAAAATAAATGAATTTTTTATCAATTGTCTTGGAGGGGCTATAGCTTCTTTAATTGCAATTATAAGTATACACTTAGGAATTGGAGTAAATGAAGATAAAATTATTATAGGTTCAATAATGCTCCTTGTACCTGGACTTATTATAACAAATGCTATACGTGACACTTTAGCAGGGGATTTAGTTTCTGGAATTTCTAGAGCAATTGAAGCATTTTTTATAGCTGTAGCCATTGCAACCGGCTCTGGTATTGTCATGAAATTGTGGTTTTATTTTGGAGGTATGTGA